The Kineococcus mangrovi genome includes a window with the following:
- a CDS encoding FUSC family protein — protein sequence MILPAHLRRAVRGWTRTAPGAHPWWAAGTATAALGLPLAVTMAAGTPLLAAPATFGALANLYGRHEAYARRWRTQAWTGLGLVLAVLAGAVSAVLPLAGWADVLVPALVVALVAAVAKFVTDVVRTGPPAGLIPVFAAGTLSVEPLRTCDLPAVVAVTVASAALGVALSGAAGLWRPDGPERRAVARAVTAVLDVRERGGALDPAARHRATAAVHAAWDVLGPRAAGPLGGWLAHADRVLHAGAPEPPLRLLLTALPGRRVLPLAPAGPVPAAQPWPRHRVLRALRGAGHLRVPALRVGLACLAAVPVAAALGLGHLHWAAVGAAAVLQSPSAGVTLQRGLQRGAGTLVGVLLAAGLLTLATDDVRLWVLTVLCMFAVEFAMPRNHALGTVAITGLSLLLARLGTSGAGPGQLVLDRLADTALGVLAAVVVALAVRNRSAARALDGALADLGAARDAAALRGGLLAVAEARTRLADDGWRVPAPRTAVEDEQDAYRRLGDLLGAAHPGRP from the coding sequence GTGATCCTCCCCGCCCACCTGCGCCGCGCCGTCCGCGGGTGGACGCGCACCGCTCCGGGCGCCCACCCCTGGTGGGCCGCCGGCACCGCGACGGCGGCCCTCGGCCTGCCGCTGGCCGTGACGATGGCCGCCGGCACCCCCCTGCTGGCCGCACCCGCCACCTTCGGCGCGCTGGCCAACCTCTACGGCCGGCACGAGGCGTACGCCCGGCGGTGGCGGACGCAGGCCTGGACCGGGCTCGGGCTCGTCCTCGCGGTCCTGGCCGGGGCGGTCAGCGCGGTGCTGCCCCTGGCCGGGTGGGCCGACGTGCTCGTGCCGGCCCTCGTCGTCGCGCTGGTGGCGGCCGTCGCGAAGTTCGTCACCGACGTCGTCCGGACGGGCCCGCCCGCCGGGCTCATCCCCGTCTTCGCGGCCGGGACGCTGAGCGTCGAACCCCTGCGGACCTGCGACCTGCCCGCCGTCGTCGCCGTCACCGTCGCGTCCGCGGCCCTGGGGGTCGCCCTGTCCGGCGCGGCCGGGCTGTGGCGCCCCGACGGGCCCGAGCGGCGGGCCGTCGCCCGCGCCGTGACGGCTGTCCTGGACGTGCGCGAGCGCGGGGGAGCCCTCGACCCGGCGGCCCGGCACCGGGCCACCGCCGCCGTCCACGCGGCGTGGGACGTCCTGGGACCGCGCGCGGCCGGCCCGCTGGGCGGCTGGCTCGCCCACGCCGACCGCGTCCTGCACGCCGGCGCCCCCGAGCCTCCGCTGCGCCTGCTGCTGACCGCGCTCCCCGGGCGCCGGGTGCTGCCCCTCGCGCCGGCCGGCCCCGTCCCGGCGGCCCAGCCGTGGCCGCGCCACCGGGTCCTGCGCGCGCTGCGCGGCGCGGGGCACCTGCGGGTGCCCGCCCTGCGCGTCGGCCTGGCCTGCCTCGCCGCGGTGCCGGTGGCGGCCGCGCTGGGCCTCGGGCACCTGCACTGGGCCGCCGTCGGGGCCGCCGCCGTCCTGCAGTCGCCCTCGGCCGGCGTCACCCTCCAGCGGGGGCTGCAGCGCGGCGCCGGGACCCTCGTCGGGGTCCTCCTGGCCGCCGGGCTCCTCACCCTGGCCACCGACGACGTCCGGCTGTGGGTGCTGACCGTCCTGTGCATGTTCGCCGTCGAGTTCGCCATGCCCCGCAACCACGCCCTCGGGACGGTCGCCATCACCGGCCTCTCGCTGCTGCTGGCCCGCCTGGGCACCTCCGGGGCGGGCCCGGGGCAGCTCGTCCTGGACCGCCTCGCCGACACCGCCCTCGGTGTACTGGCCGCGGTCGTCGTCGCCCTCGCCGTCCGGAACCGGTCCGCCGCGCGGGCCCTCGACGGGGCCCTCGCCGACCTCGGCGCCGCCCGCGACGCCGCGGCGCTGCGCGGCGGGCTGCTGGCCGTCGCCGAGGCCCGCACCCGGCTGGCCGACGACGGCTGGCGGGTGCCCGCCCCCCGCACCGCCGTCGAGGACGAGCAGGACGCCTACCGCCGGCTGGGGGACCTGCTGGGGGCCGCTCACCCCGGTCGCCCGTGA
- the ygfZ gene encoding CAF17-like 4Fe-4S cluster assembly/insertion protein YgfZ encodes MSTPTETTQTTTQTTPYRSPLLAVAGAVAAEGLDAGVAWHYGDPHAEQRALVRGEAVVDLSHRGVLRLSGPDRLSWLHSITTQALTGLPAGVSTETLVLSPTGRIEHAAHLLDDGEATWLTLEPGRVDGLRTWLERMRFTLRVEIEDVSERFAVLGEPDRSPESAHGPVWVDPWPGATPLAEGGSADTASYAAVSTLEHPGADRPWREVLVPRGQLAAAVGDRRPAGTWAAEALRVEAWRPRLGRETDERSIPHELDWLRTAVHLHKGCYRGQETVAKVHNLGRPPRRLVLLHLDGSSHDLPSSGDAVLDPAQGDRRVGHVTTAARHHELGPVALAVVKRSLPVDAQLVALAGSAAQDDQAPRRIAAAQETVVAP; translated from the coding sequence GTGAGCACGCCGACCGAGACGACGCAGACCACGACGCAGACCACCCCGTACCGCTCGCCGCTGCTCGCCGTCGCCGGCGCCGTCGCCGCCGAGGGGCTCGACGCGGGGGTGGCCTGGCACTACGGGGACCCGCACGCCGAGCAGCGCGCCCTCGTGCGCGGCGAGGCCGTGGTGGACCTCTCGCACCGCGGGGTCCTGCGGCTGAGCGGTCCGGACCGGCTGTCCTGGCTGCACAGCATCACGACGCAGGCGCTGACGGGGCTGCCCGCGGGGGTGTCCACCGAGACGCTCGTCCTGAGCCCCACGGGTCGCATCGAGCACGCCGCGCACCTCCTCGACGACGGCGAGGCGACGTGGCTGACCCTGGAACCCGGCCGGGTCGACGGGCTGCGCACGTGGCTGGAGCGCATGCGCTTCACGCTGCGCGTCGAGATCGAGGACGTCTCCGAGCGCTTCGCCGTGCTGGGGGAGCCGGACCGGTCCCCGGAGTCGGCGCACGGTCCGGTGTGGGTCGACCCGTGGCCCGGCGCGACGCCGCTGGCCGAGGGCGGCAGCGCCGACACCGCGAGCTACGCGGCCGTCTCCACGCTCGAGCACCCCGGTGCCGATCGGCCCTGGCGCGAGGTCCTCGTGCCGCGCGGGCAGCTCGCGGCCGCGGTCGGGGACCGGCGCCCGGCCGGCACCTGGGCCGCCGAGGCGCTGCGCGTGGAGGCGTGGCGGCCGCGGCTGGGGCGCGAGACCGACGAGCGGTCCATCCCCCACGAGCTGGACTGGCTGCGGACGGCCGTGCACCTGCACAAGGGCTGCTACCGCGGGCAGGAGACGGTCGCCAAGGTCCACAACCTGGGACGTCCGCCCCGGCGGCTGGTGCTGCTGCACCTCGACGGGTCCTCCCACGACCTGCCCTCGTCCGGGGACGCGGTCCTCGACCCCGCGCAGGGCGACCGGCGCGTCGGGCACGTGACGACGGCGGCGCGCCACCACGAGCTCGGGCCCGTGGCGCTGGCCGTGGTCAAGCGGTCCCTGCCGGTCGACGCCCAGCTCGTCGCGCTGGCCGGGTCGGCGGCGCAGGACGACCAGGCCCCGCGCCGCATCGCCGCGGCGCAGGAGACGGTCGTCGCTCCCTGA
- a CDS encoding Fur family transcriptional regulator, whose amino-acid sequence MTGTPAPDDLGPALHSRGLRSTPQRRGVLDAVRALGHASAEEVTAHLAARSAPSPEQGGADVGWPTVDPSTVYRALAVLEEVGLVARTQLDRRVPSFHPVEHGGHLHLVCDGCGAVAEADAGPARDLAAVISSRNDFVVDTGHLALRGRCAACRAQLAPEEHP is encoded by the coding sequence GTGACGGGCACGCCGGCGCCCGACGACCTCGGGCCCGCCCTGCACTCCCGGGGTCTGCGGTCGACCCCGCAGCGCCGCGGCGTCCTCGACGCCGTCCGGGCCCTGGGGCACGCCAGCGCCGAGGAGGTGACCGCGCACCTGGCCGCCCGGTCCGCTCCGTCCCCGGAACAGGGCGGTGCGGACGTCGGTTGGCCCACGGTGGACCCCTCGACCGTCTACCGGGCGCTGGCGGTCCTGGAGGAGGTCGGGCTCGTCGCCCGCACCCAGCTCGACCGGCGGGTGCCGTCGTTCCACCCCGTGGAGCACGGGGGGCACCTGCACCTGGTCTGCGACGGGTGCGGCGCCGTGGCCGAGGCCGACGCCGGGCCCGCGCGCGACCTGGCGGCGGTCATCTCGTCCCGCAACGACTTCGTCGTGGACACGGGGCACCTGGCCCTGCGCGGCCGGTGCGCCGCGTGCCGCGCCCAGCTGGCCCCCGAGGAGCACCCGTGA
- a CDS encoding RsiG family protein, with translation MDEHGDGQVSGYQAGGRRALDKVLAPEFLAGLPDLDLQALREHRTVAEQEEADLSYARRLIQGRLDLLGAEEDRRAGSDGAADVRHARSDAELVAKLTDVLADPRRTDHGMGRFTSVEPSRVGEHRRRAELAVADPHLSDLGAMDDTQLGNARERLVALEHELSADRHRVQEAMDACTDEITRRYRDGVVSVEDALRSAR, from the coding sequence GTGGACGAGCACGGGGACGGTCAGGTCAGCGGTTACCAGGCGGGGGGGAGGCGGGCGCTCGACAAGGTCCTGGCGCCGGAGTTCCTGGCCGGCCTGCCGGACCTGGACCTGCAGGCGCTGCGGGAGCACCGCACGGTCGCCGAGCAGGAGGAGGCCGACCTGTCCTACGCGCGCCGGCTGATCCAGGGGCGGCTGGACCTGCTGGGCGCCGAGGAGGACCGCCGCGCCGGTTCCGACGGCGCCGCCGACGTGCGGCACGCCCGCTCCGACGCCGAGCTCGTCGCCAAGCTGACCGACGTCCTGGCCGACCCGCGGCGCACCGACCACGGCATGGGCCGGTTCACGTCCGTCGAGCCCTCGCGGGTGGGGGAGCACCGCCGCCGGGCCGAACTGGCGGTCGCCGACCCGCACCTGTCCGACCTGGGGGCCATGGACGACACCCAGCTCGGCAACGCCCGCGAGCGCCTCGTGGCCCTCGAGCACGAGCTGTCCGCCGACCGGCACCGCGTCCAGGAGGCCATGGACGCCTGCACCGACGAGATCACCCGCCGCTACCGCGACGGCGTCGTCTCCGTGGAGGACGCGCTGCGCAGCGCGCGCTGA
- a CDS encoding FABP family protein, with protein MVVPLRTDTPLTLVPLSWLIGRWEGAGVLGHPARGETDTRFGQVVEFTHDGRDFLRYTSTTWALDEDGRTTDPLDVETGFWRPQPVDLDTPAPADGPRPVELEVLLTHPTGVVEILAGTARGPRIDLTTDVVARTTTAHEYTAGSRVYGLVEGDLLWALDVSLAGHPMRSYASARLKRVGDGGVDEGPDEPGAPTAP; from the coding sequence GTGGTCGTCCCCCTGCGCACCGACACCCCGCTCACCCTCGTCCCGCTGTCGTGGCTGATCGGCCGGTGGGAAGGCGCCGGCGTCCTCGGCCACCCCGCCCGCGGTGAGACCGACACCCGGTTCGGGCAGGTCGTGGAGTTCACCCACGACGGCCGCGACTTCCTCCGCTACACGTCGACGACGTGGGCCCTGGACGAGGACGGCCGCACGACCGACCCGCTCGACGTCGAGACGGGGTTCTGGCGGCCGCAGCCGGTCGACCTCGACACCCCCGCACCCGCCGACGGGCCGCGGCCGGTCGAGCTCGAGGTGCTGCTGACCCACCCCACGGGCGTCGTGGAGATCCTCGCCGGCACGGCCCGCGGTCCGCGCATCGACCTGACGACCGACGTCGTGGCCCGCACGACGACGGCCCACGAGTACACCGCGGGGTCGCGGGTGTACGGGCTCGTCGAGGGCGACCTGCTGTGGGCGCTCGACGTCTCCCTCGCCGGCCACCCGATGCGCAGCTACGCCTCGGCGCGGCTCAAGCGGGTCGGCGACGGGGGCGTGGACGAGGGCCCCGACGAGCCGGGCGCCCCGACCGCGCCGTGA
- a CDS encoding MarR family winged helix-turn-helix transcriptional regulator, with protein sequence MSPSPDPVDAARAGWAALRPDLDTSPMALTGRLRLVAAALTRVTDPVVRAEGLTRPEFDVLSALRRAGRTPLTPTGIAAATLASGAATTKRLDHLTSVGHLQRTPDERDGRVTRLSLTPAGTALVDRVLPRLLAAERAFAASLSPDQRTATSQALGVLLAEHGV encoded by the coding sequence GTGAGTCCCTCCCCCGACCCGGTCGACGCCGCTCGCGCCGGGTGGGCCGCCCTGCGCCCCGACCTCGACACGTCCCCGATGGCCCTCACGGGCCGGCTGCGCCTCGTCGCGGCCGCCCTGACCCGCGTCACCGACCCCGTCGTGCGCGCCGAGGGCCTGACGCGCCCCGAGTTCGACGTCCTCAGCGCGCTCCGGCGGGCCGGGCGCACCCCCCTGACCCCCACCGGCATCGCGGCCGCGACCCTCGCCTCGGGAGCCGCCACGACGAAGCGCCTCGACCACCTCACGAGCGTCGGGCACCTGCAGCGCACCCCCGACGAGCGCGACGGCCGGGTCACCCGGCTGTCGCTGACCCCGGCCGGCACCGCCCTCGTCGACCGCGTCCTGCCGCGGCTGCTGGCGGCCGAGCGCGCCTTCGCCGCCTCGCTGAGCCCCGACCAGCGCACCGCGACGAGCCAGGCGCTGGGGGTGCTCCTCGCCGAGCACGGCGTCTGA